One Vespa crabro chromosome 4, iyVesCrab1.2, whole genome shotgun sequence DNA segment encodes these proteins:
- the LOC124423691 gene encoding 40S ribosomal protein S23 — protein MGKPRGLRTARKHVIHRRDQRWNDKDYKKAHLGTRWKANPFGGASHAKGIVLEKVGVEAKQPNSAIRKCVRVQLIKNGKKITAFVPRDGCLNNIEENDEVLVAGFGRKGHAVGDIPGVRFKVVKVANVSLLALYKEKKERPRS, from the exons ATGG GTAAACCTCGAGGTCTTCGTACTGCTCGTAAACACGTAATTCATAGAAGGGACCAACGTTGGAACGATAAAGACTACAAAAAAGCACATTTAGGAACAAGGTGGAAGGCTAATCCTTTTGGAGGTGCTTCACATGCTAAAGGCATTGTTTTGGAAAAAGT TGGAGTCGAAGCCAAACAACCTAACTCTGCTATTCGCAAGTGCGTAAGAGTGCAGCTTATTAAAAATGGCAAGAAGATCACAGCTTTTGTACCTAGAGACGGCTGTCTAAACAACATTGAAGAAAATGACGAAGTTCTAGTAGCTGGATTCGGACGTAAAGGTCATGCTGTTGGTGACATTCCTGGTGTTCGTTTTAAAGTAGTAAAAGTTGCAAATGTTTCTCTACTTGCTctttacaaagaaaagaaggaacgtCCCAGATCATAA
- the LOC124423690 gene encoding uncharacterized protein LOC124423690, with translation MMSTIDMIMSDFYNVLFKLRYPEITKAEPDNISSIIFSGDNRIHLLSWLLTEKVPNIANDLEKLEGSALHDKLAMYYSQLGICINKDILLGNCTLEEQLPTLTLLLQFVKNVYINSIDVPTNEEESIANLLKIHFTEDTNNPSNTSIKQSYSEAVKYFEDLQKLDDSNESNNISTIKNSSVDSENNVEQNNIKEQKNFIVQIEKFMDTYNMISSWPVSHTRNENTKENNMDSNIKSIHSNFMIFKQMLHMKDEISKLKLPSASQKINYNRSLNSLVEDIMISTDETIDTL, from the exons ATGATGTCTACGATAGATATGATTATGTCAGACTTTTATAATGTTTTGTTTAAATTACGTTATCCTGAAATTACTAAAGCAGAACCAGACAATATaagttctattatattttccgGTGATAATCGAATTCATTTATTGTCATGGTTACTTACGGAAAAAGTACCGAACATTGCGAATGATTTAGAAAAACTTGAAGGTTCTGCTTTGCATG ACAAACTTGCAATGTATTATTCTCAGCTTGGAATTTGTATtaacaaagatatattattg GGTAATTGTACATTAGAGGAACAACTTCCTACTCTAActctattattacaatttgttaaaaatgtttatataaattcaattgatGTTCCAACCAATGAGGAAGAATCAATTGCAAATTTATTGAAA atacattttaCTGAAGATACAAATAATCCAAGTAATACATCCATAAAACAGAGTTATTCAGAAgctgtaaaatattttgaagatTTACAAAAATTAGATGATTCTAATGagtcaaataatatttctacaaTAAAAAACTCATCTGTAGATAGT GAAAACAATGtagaacaaaataatattaaggaacaaaagaattttattgtacaaattgaaaaattcatgGATACCTATAATATGATTTCTTCTTGGCCTGTATCGCAtacaagaaatgaaaatactaaagaaaataatatggattcaaatatcaaaagtatACATTCTAACTTCATGATTTTTAAACAG atgttACATATGAAAGATGAAATATCCAAACTTAAGTTACCAAGTGCATcacaaaaaatcaattataatagatCATTGAATTCACTTGTAGAGGACATTATGATTTCTACAGATGAAACTATTGATacattataa
- the LOC124423520 gene encoding 40S ribosomal protein S23 produces the protein MGKPRGLRTARKHVIHRRDQRWNDKDYKKAHLGTRWKANPFGGASHAKGIVLEKVGVEAKQPNSAIRKCVRVQLIKNGKKITAFVPRDGCLNNIEENDEVLVAGFGRKGHAVGDIPGVRFKVVKVANVSLLALYKEKKERPRS, from the exons ATGG GTAAACCTCGAGGTCTTCGTACTGCTCGTAAACATGTAATTCATAGAAGGGATCAACGTTGGAACGATAAAGACTACAAAAAAGCACATTTAGGAACAAGGTGGAAGGCTAATCCTTTTGGAGGTGCTTCACATGCTAAAGGCATTGTTTTGGAAAAAGT TGGAGTCGAAGCCAAACAACCTAACTCTGCTATTCGCAAGTGCGTAAGAGTGCAGCTTATTAAAAATGGCAAGAAGATCACAGCTTTTGTACCTAGAGACGGCTGTCTAAACAACATTGAAGAAAATGACGAAGTTCTAGTAGCTGGATTCGGACGTAAAGGTCATGCTGTTGGTGACATTCCTGGTGTTCGTTTTAAAGTAGTAAAAGTTGCAAATGTTTCTCTACTTGCtctttataaagaaaagaaggaacgtcccagatcataa